The following coding sequences are from one Kogia breviceps isolate mKogBre1 chromosome X, mKogBre1 haplotype 1, whole genome shotgun sequence window:
- the LOC131748875 gene encoding LOW QUALITY PROTEIN: putative MAGE domain-containing protein MAGEA13P (The sequence of the model RefSeq protein was modified relative to this genomic sequence to represent the inferred CDS: inserted 2 bases in 2 codons), which translates to MSLGQRSEHCRLEEDLWAPKEAQGLEGVQAPTAEKEEPSSPSSPSSSLTPLILGTAEEVPATEALSPLQRSQRACFSPTATTATPSSQSDENSRSQEEEGPITPQAPPDPESLLSDELNKKVAELVQLLCVKYVTKEPTTMAEMLTNVIKEHKGHFPEIFSKVCECVEVVCGIKMKEVDPASHSYVLVKTLDLTYDGMLSGDQGVPKTGLRILILGMIFMEGNRAPEEKIWEVLNMMGVYAGQEDFIYGXPRKLITKELVKEQYLEYRQVSDSXPPHYEFLWGPGAYAETSKMKVLGFFAEISGTDPTSFPSWYDEALRDERAQARAATGDDTSATASESSSVMPSSLSCPERSPKHMLQSSSEDNSQCFT; encoded by the exons ATGTCTCTGGGTCAGAGGAGTGAGCACTGCAGGCTTGAGGAAGACCTTTGGGCCCCCAAAGAGGCACAGGGCCTAGAAGGTGTGCAGGCTCCCAcggctgagaaggaagagccctcctccccctcctccccctcctcctccctcactcctTTGATCCTGGGCACTGCAGAGGAGGTGCCTGCCACTGAGGCACTGAGTCCTCTCCAGAGGTCTCAGAGAGCCTGCTTCTCACCCACTGCCACCACAGCCACTCCATCGAGTCAGTCTGATGAGAATTCCAGAAGCCAAGAAGAGGAGGGGCCCATCACCCCCCAGGCTCCACCAGATCCTGAGTCCTTGCTCAGTGATGAGCTAAACAAGAAGGTGGCTGAACTGGTGCAGCTCCTGTGTGTCAAATATGTAACAAAGGAACCCACCACAATGGCAGAAATGCTAACAAATGTCATCAAAGAGCACAAGGGTCACTTCCCTGAAATCTTCAGCAAAGTCTGTGAGTGCGTGGAGGTTGTCTGTGGCATTAAAATGAAGGAAGTGGACCCCGCCAGCCACTCCTATGTGCTTGTCAAAACACTTGACCTCACCTACGATGGGATGCTGAGCGGTGACCAGGGCGTGCCCAAGACCGGCCTCCGGATACTTATCCTGGGTATGATCTTCATGGAGGGCAACCGTGCCCCCGAGGAGAAAATCTGGGAAGTGCTGAATATGATGGGGGTGTATGCTGGGCAGGAGGATTTCATCTACG AGCCCAGGAAACTCATCACCAAAGAGTTGGTGAAGGAACAATATCTAGAGTACCGGCAGGTGTCTGACA GTCCTCCACACTATGAATTCCTGTGGGGTCCAGGGGCCTATGCTGAAACCAGCAAGATGAAAGTCCTGGGCTTTTTTGCTGAGATCAGTGGGACTGACCCCACTTCCTTCCCATCATGGTATGACGAAGCTTTGAGAGATGAGAGAGCCCAGGCCAGAGCTGCCACCGGGGATGATACTAGTGCCACAGCCAGTGAAAGTTCCAGTGTCATGCCCAGCAGCCTCTCCTGCCCTGAGCGAAGTCCGAAGCATATGCTTCAGTCTTCGTCTGAAGACAACAGCCAATGTTTTACGTAG